DNA from Dehalococcoidia bacterium:
AGGGCGCATGGTAACTGTCGCTGTGATCGCGGTAGCATGCGCTTCGCTACCGCCGCGGAAGGCTGGCGGTGAGCAAGGAGAAGACGATGGAGATCGCGAAGCCCGGCATTGACCTCGGGGTGCTGGTGCGGGACGTGGATGCCTGCGTGCGCTTCTACTGCGACGATCTTGGCTTACCGAAGGCGGGCGAGATGGCGTTTCCCGGCAACCGCACGATGCATCGCATCCAGATCGGCGACACGGTGCTGAAGCTGATGCAATACCACGACGGCCCGCCGCCTGCTGGCCCGCGCGAG
Protein-coding regions in this window:
- a CDS encoding VOC family protein, whose protein sequence is MEIAKPGIDLGVLVRDVDACVRFYCDDLGLPKAGEMAFPGNRTMHRIQIGDTVLKLMQYHDGPPPAGPREREAQAGIRYFTISVKDLPGVVKGLEAKGHSFTIPLREARPGVWIAMLQDPDGNTVELLGA